One region of Oxalobacteraceae bacterium OTU3CAMAD1 genomic DNA includes:
- a CDS encoding biliverdin-producing heme oxygenase encodes MSFVEQDVLTALRQATAQRHAELDSSTPLAAGEVDLRAYHDHLRLLEQWLAPIQDWMAQFDEGPELPPYLDAIRQDLAHPALAGMPPPARGGTAVEWPVRCGAAWRWGVCYVIEGSQLGGAVLYKRLADRLAPHPLDYLRGSGSPGPRWQQFIAALREHLVDAREIAEACEGARQAFDSLIAFNRARSTTGSIAK; translated from the coding sequence ATTTCCTTCGTGGAACAAGATGTGCTGACCGCCTTACGGCAGGCAACGGCGCAGCGACATGCCGAACTCGACTCCAGCACGCCTTTGGCGGCGGGCGAGGTCGATCTGCGCGCGTATCACGATCATTTGCGCCTGCTGGAGCAGTGGCTTGCGCCGATCCAGGACTGGATGGCGCAATTCGATGAGGGGCCGGAGCTGCCGCCTTATCTGGATGCGATCAGGCAGGATCTGGCGCATCCGGCATTGGCTGGAATGCCGCCGCCAGCGCGCGGCGGCACAGCCGTGGAATGGCCCGTCCGGTGTGGGGCGGCGTGGCGCTGGGGCGTTTGTTATGTGATCGAAGGGTCGCAGCTGGGCGGGGCGGTGCTGTACAAAAGGCTGGCGGACCGGCTGGCGCCCCATCCGCTCGATTATTTGCGCGGCTCCGGTTCACCAGGGCCGCGCTGGCAGCAATTCATCGCGGCGCTGCGCGAACATCTGGTGGACGCGCGGGAAATCGCCGAAGCCTGCGAAGGCGCCCGGCAGGCTTTCGACAGCCTGATCGCATTCAACCGTGCGCGATCGACCACCGGGTCGATCGCAAAATAA
- a CDS encoding branched-chain amino acid ABC transporter substrate-binding protein: MTLKHSVKHIAAATALLAATGAYAQDTVVKIGHSGPLSGAQAFSGKDNENGARLAVEELNAKPITVAGKKLKFELMSEDDQGDPKAGVAAAQKLIDNGVKYVVGPYNSGVAIPSSRAYNDAGVLVATIATNPKITMQGYKGLFRVNASDSQLGSKMALYAANELKFKNVAVIDDRTAFGQGVAEEFKKQAKASGMTVAGHEFTTDKAFDFNAILTKLKNKKVEAIFFGGYAPQAAPMVRQMKQLGITAKLLGGDTICTGEMGKLGGDAVADNVLCSQGGAILDKASSGPAFKAKYKARYKQDADVYAASYYDATMLYAQAMQKANSIDPQKVAAVIGSGSYKGIAGTYAFDERGDMKQSPVTIFTFKGGQPVPLTSY; this comes from the coding sequence ATGACTTTAAAGCACAGCGTAAAGCACATCGCCGCCGCCACGGCGCTACTGGCCGCCACCGGCGCCTACGCCCAGGACACCGTGGTCAAGATCGGCCATAGCGGCCCGCTCTCCGGCGCGCAGGCTTTTTCGGGCAAGGACAACGAGAACGGCGCCCGTCTGGCGGTGGAGGAACTCAACGCCAAGCCGATCACCGTGGCCGGCAAGAAGCTCAAATTCGAACTGATGTCGGAGGACGACCAGGGCGACCCGAAAGCTGGCGTCGCCGCCGCGCAAAAACTGATCGACAACGGCGTCAAATACGTGGTCGGCCCATACAACTCCGGCGTGGCGATACCGTCCTCGCGCGCGTACAACGATGCCGGCGTGCTGGTCGCCACCATCGCCACCAATCCGAAGATCACGATGCAAGGCTACAAGGGCCTGTTCCGGGTCAATGCCAGCGACTCCCAGCTCGGTTCCAAGATGGCGCTGTACGCGGCCAATGAACTCAAGTTCAAGAACGTCGCCGTGATCGACGACCGCACCGCCTTCGGCCAGGGCGTGGCCGAGGAATTCAAGAAGCAGGCGAAGGCCTCCGGCATGACCGTGGCCGGCCACGAATTCACCACCGACAAGGCGTTCGACTTCAACGCCATCCTGACCAAGCTGAAAAACAAGAAGGTCGAGGCGATCTTCTTCGGCGGCTACGCGCCGCAGGCGGCGCCGATGGTCCGCCAGATGAAGCAGCTGGGCATTACCGCCAAACTGCTGGGCGGCGACACCATCTGCACCGGCGAGATGGGCAAGCTCGGTGGCGATGCGGTGGCCGACAACGTCCTGTGCTCGCAGGGTGGCGCGATCCTGGACAAGGCCTCCAGCGGCCCCGCCTTCAAGGCGAAGTACAAAGCGCGCTACAAGCAGGACGCCGACGTCTACGCGGCGTCCTACTACGATGCCACCATGCTGTACGCGCAAGCGATGCAGAAGGCGAATTCGATCGATCCGCAGAAAGTGGCGGCGGTCATCGGCTCCGGTTCATACAAGGGCATCGCCGGCACCTACGCATTTGACGAGCGCGGCGACATGAAACAGTCGCCGGTGACGATCTTCACCTTCAAAGGTGGCCAGCCGGTACCGTTGACCAGCTACTGA